The Streptomyces durmitorensis genome contains the following window.
CCGCCTCGTACGCCTCCCAGTCGTCGGCGTGCAGGACGACGGGGCGGTCGAGGTTGGCGTAGTCGAACATCAGCGACGAGTAGTCCGTGACCAGGGCGTCCGATGCCAGGCAGAGGGACTCGACGCTCGGGTGGTCCGAGACGTCGATCAGGCGGTCCGTCGAGGACACCAGAGGTGCGCCGTAGGAGTGGTGGGCGCGGGTCAGGACGACGAAGCGGGGGCCGAGGTTGTGCAGCATCCGCTCCAGGTCGAGGGAGCGCAGCTGCGAGTGGCGGTAGTCGCGGTGGGTGGGCGCGTAGAGGATGGCGATGGCGCCCTGGGGGACGCCGAGGGACTCGCGGAGGCGGGCCACGTCGGCGGAGCTGGCCCGCTGGTAGATGTCGTTGCGCGGGTAGCCGTACTCGAGGGTCGTGAACGAGGCGGGGAACACGCGTTCCCAGACCAGGGTCGAGTGCCGGTTCGCCGACAGGACGTAGTCCCATTTGTCGGCGTTGCGCATGAGGGCGGCGAAGTCCATGTCCCGCGCGGCGGCCGGGCGGTCCTGGAGGTCGAGGCCCATCAGCTTCAGGGGCGTGCCGTGCTGGGTCTGGATCATGATCTGGCCGCGCCGCTTGACGAGCCTGCGGTCGAAGTTCACGTTGTTCACGAGGTACTTGGAGCGCGCGAGGGCACTCCAGTACGCCGCCGTGCCGGGGCGGAGCCTGCGGGTCGCCGTCGGCAGGGTGTGGTGGTGGGCCGGGTCGGCGACCCACGCGGTGCGGATGTGCGGGGCGTGCTCGCGCAGCGCGGCTTCCAGGGCGCCGGGGTTGCAGCCGTAGCCGCGTCCCCAGTACGAGGAGAAGAGGGCGCGGTCGGCGCGCAGCGGCAGGCGCAGTTGGATCCGGTAGTGCAGCTGAAGGACGGCGCCCTTGGCGCGGCGCCGCGCGGTGGCCGCGTACCGCCTGGCCCTGGACCGCAGGCGCAGCGCCGTCCACAGGGTGCGGTAGGTGCGGTGCGTGCCCAGGCGCACCAGGCCGTGCCGCACCCGGGTGCGGGCGCGCGGGCGGGTGCCGGGGACGCGGTAGCGGCGGTAGTGGGTGCGGGCCTTGCGCAGGAACTCGGGGCGGCTTTCGCGCGGGAGGCGGTCCCGCTTGGTGAAGACCGTCGAGAGGTGGTCGACCATCCGCCTGAAGAGGAGGGGCCGCCAGGCCGCCGACAGCTCCGGGTGCTCGTCGAGGAACGCGAAGACCCGCTCGTACTGGTCGAAGATCTCGAAGTGCCTGCGGGTCGTGGTGCGCAGGATGCTGCCCCGGCGGCGCTGGAGGTAGTGCACGCAGACCCGGTCGAGGGTGGCGATCGAGCCCGCCTTCATCAGGACCGGGTACGTCCAGGGCGTGTCCTCGTAGAGGCCGGGCGGGAAGGTGAAGCCCTCGCGCTCGATGAAGTCGCGGCGGTAGGCCTTGTTCCAGGCGACCATCAGGAGCCTGAGCAGGCCGGGCCGGTCGCTGAGGCGGAAGGGGACGTTGCCGTCCTCCTTGAGGAGGCTCGCGAACTGGTTGCGCACGGCTTCGCCGGACCAGAACGTGCGCGCGTAGTCGTAGATCAGGACGTCCGGCTCGTCCGTCTCCTTGAGGCGGTCGGAGATCGCGTGCAGGGAGTCCGGGGTAAGGGTGTCGTCGCTGTCCAGGAAGATGAGGTAGTCGCCGTCCGCGTGCTCCATGCCCGCGTTCCGTGCCCGGCCGAGGCCGACGTTCTCCTTGAGGTGGACGGCTTTCACCCGGGTGTCACGGGCCGCGCATTCGTCGATGAGGGCGCCGCACGCATCCGGTGAGCAGTCGTCGACCACGATCAGTTCGAGGTCCGTGAACGATTGACCGAGGACGGATTCGAGGCATGCGTGCAGATACGCCTGCACCTTGTACACGGGCACGATGACACTGAACCGGGGCAAGGCACATCCATGGGTCGGCGCGGGCTACTGCCCGGCAACGCCCCGGCGGCCGGTCGAGTTACGCCATATGCGGCATACGGGGGATGGACGCGAGTGAGGCGGCCCGGGTGGCGGGCCGCCTCACTCACCGAACATATGCACCTGTGCCGTCACCGAACAGACGCGCCTGTGCCGTGGACGGCCCGCTACTTGACCGCGCCCGCCATCACGCCGGACACGAACTGCCGCTGGAACGCGAAGAACACGGCCAGCGGGATCACCATCGAGATGAACGCGCCGGGCGCCAGGATCTGCACGTTGTCACCGAAGGACCGCACCTGCTGCTGGAGCGCGACCGTGATCGGCGGGCTCTCGGAGTCGGCGAAGATCAGCGCGATCAGCATGTCGTTCCAGACCCAGAGGAACTGGAAGATGCCGAGCGAGGCGATCGCGGGCGCGCCGAGCGGCATCACGACCCGGAAGAAGAGCCGCAGTTCACCGGCTCCGTCCAGGCGTGCCGCCTCCAGGAGTTCGCGGGGGATCTCCGCGAAGAAGTTCCGCAGGAGGAAGATCGCGAACGGCAGGCCGAAGGCCACGTGGAAGACGACCACACCGGCCGTCGTCTCGAAGATGCCGATCGCACCGAAGATCTTCGACACCGGGAGCAGCGCCACCTGCACCGGCACCACGAGCAGCCCGACGACGCCGATGAACCACCAGTCGCGCCCCGGGAACTCCATCCACGCGAAGGCATATCCCGCGAGGGACCCGATGATCACGACGAGCAGCGTCGCCGGGACGGTGATCATGATGCTGGACAGGATCGAGTCGGTGATCGTCTCGTCCTTGAGCAGGTTCGTGTAGTTGTCGAGCGTCATCTGCGAAGGCGTGGAGAAGACCTTCCACCAGCCGCTCTCCGCCATGTCGGCCGAGCTGCGCAGCGAGCCGAGCAGCAGACCGACCGTCGGCACCAGCCAGAAGAGCGCGATGACGGCGAGAAAGGCGCGTACGAGGCTGCCGCTGAGGACGGACGCGATCCGCCCGCCCAGCGACTGCTTCGCCTTCACCACTTCGACTTGGGTGGTCATCGCCGAGCCTCCCGTCGAAGTCGCCGCACGTTGAAGAGCATCACCGGGATCACGAGGAGGAAGAGCAGCACGGCGATCGCGCTCGCCACGCCCGAATCCTTGTCGAGGAACGCGGAGTTGTAGAGCTGGAGCGCCAGGACGTTCGCGTCGTCCTTCGAGGAGTTCGGCGCGATGATGAAGATCAGGTCGAAGATCTTCAGTACGTTGATCATGAGCGTGACCGCCACCACCGCGAGCACCGGCGCGAGGATCGGCACCGTGATCCTGCGGAACACCTGCCACTCGTTGGCGCCGTCCACGCGGGCGGCCTCCAGGAGTTCACGCGGCACGCTGGCCAGACCGGCCGCGATCAGGACCATCGCGAAGCCCACCCAGATCCACAGGTACGAGCCGATGACCGCGGGCGTGATGAGGGACGGGCCGAGCCAGTCCACGCCGTTGTACGGCTCGCGGAAGTTCGATGCGGGGAAGCGTAGTTGGGCCCCGTCGGCTTCCTTGGGGAGCGCGAAGGTGCCGTCGCCCGCGGCCTCGGCCGATGCCACGACCTTGCCGTCCTTGACGGCCTCGACCGTGATCCCGGCGTAGCCGAACTCGGCCTTGTCCGGGGCGTTGACCTCGCCCCGCCCCTTGCCGCGCGTGAAGTCCTGCCAGGCCGTGCCGGTGACCTTGTCGGGGTCCGGCTTCGCGGCCGTGGCGGACTCGGCGTCGTCCGGCATGTTGTCCGGCGCGACACCGGTCAGCGGCAGGGCCACCGGAGTGCCCGCGCTCACCGCCTCGCGCGTGACGAAGGCGCCGCCGCCCGCCGACTTCAGCGGTGACTCCGTACTGGGATGCGCCTGCGGGAAGGCGGACGACTCGGCGAACGTGTCGTGCACCCCCACGAAGACGGCGTTGGCCACACCCCGTTCGGGGTCCGACTCGTACACGAGCCGGAAGATGATGCCTGCCGCGAGCATCGAGATCGCCATCGGCATGAAGATGACCAGCTTGAACGCCGTGCCCCAGCGGATGCGTTCGGTGAGCACGGCGAAGATCAGGCCGAGACCGGTCGCGACCGTCGGGGCGACCACCACCCAGATCGCGTTGTTCTTGATCGCGGTGAGGATGGTGTCGTCCGTGAACAGGGTCTTGTAGTTGCCGAACGCCGTGAAGTCGCCCGACTTGTCGAAGAAGCTGCGGAAGACGGAGTACCCGATGGGGTAGAGGACGAGCGCGCCGAGCAGCACCAGGGCGGGTGCGAGGAAGAGCACCGCCACGGATTTGCGCGTACCGGTCACGCTCTTGCGCGGTTTCGGATCCGGGGGCAGCGCCACGTTCGGCGTGCCCCCGGCGTTCGCGGACGCCACCGCGTCAGTCCTTGTAGGCCTTGGCGGCGGCCGTCTCCAGCGCCTTCTGCGTGCCCTCGACGTCCTTCGGGTTCTTCAGGAAGTCCTGCAGCGCCTTCCACTCACCCTTGCCCGGCGTGCCGCCGAAGGCCTGCGGGGCCTGGTCGGACATGTCGTAGCGGATGTCGTCGCCCGCCGCGATCAGCGCCTTGGCGATGCCCCGCTGCACGTCGTTCGGGTACGCCGCCAGATCGAGGCTCTTGTTCGGCGAGACGAAGCCGCCCGCCTCCGCCCAGATCTTGGCCGAGTCCGGCGACGCGAGGAAGGTGAGCAGCGCCTGGGCGCCCTTGCTGTCCTTGAGCGCCACGGCGGCGTCACCGCCGACGACCGCGGGGGACTCATTGCCGACCGCGGGGAACGGGAACACCTTGGCGTCCGTGCCGATCTCGGCCTTCGTCTCCGATATCGGCAGCGAGACCATGTCGCCCTCGAAGACCATGCCCGCCTTGGGCTGGTCGCCGCCGGTGAAGGTCTGCTTCACGGAGGCGGGGAACTCGGTCTGCAGCGCGCCGTCCGCGCCGCCCGCGACGAAGCCCTTCTTGCCGAAGACCTCACCGAGCGTGGTCAGCGCCTCCTTCACGGAGGGGTCCGTCCACTTGATCTCGTGCTCCGCGAGATCGTCGTACTTCTCCGGGCCCGCCTGCGAGAGGTAGATGTTCTCGAACCAGTCGGTGAGGGTCCAGCCGTCGGCGCCCGCGACCGAGATCGGCGGCACGCCGGAGTCGTACACGGTCTGGGCCGTCTTCATGAAGTCGGCCCAGGTCTTGGGCGCCTTGGCGCCCGCGTTGTCGAAGACCTGGGTGTTGTACCAGATCAGGGACTTGTTGGCGGCCTTGAAGTACACGCCGTACTGCTTGTCGTCGACGGCCCCGAGATCCTGCCAGCCCTGCGAGTAGTTCTTGTCGAGCTGCTTCTGCGCCTCGGGCCCGACCGGCTTGGCCCACTTGTTCTCCACGGCCTGCTCGATCGCGCCGACCTGCGGAAGCATCGCGACGTCCGGCGGCTGACCGCCCGCGACCTTCGACTCCAGGAAGCTGATGATCGGGTCCTGGGCGGGTACGAAGGTGACCTTGGCCCCGGTCCGCTTCTCGAACTCGTCGAGAACCTTGAGGAAGACCTTCCGCTCCGAGCCGCCCCATACGGCGGCGACGGAGACCGTCTGCCCGTCCAGCTTGGGCAGTTGAACGGCGGCGGCGCTCTCCTTGCCGCCGTCCTTGTCCCCGCCGTCCTTGTCGCCGCTGTCGTCCCCGCCGCATGCGGTGACGGTGAGCGCGAGCGCGCCCGCGACGCATGCCGCGGCGAATTTGGCTGTGGTACGCCGGTGTTGCGGTGCCCTGCGTGTACGAAGACTGCTGCGCATCACTGCCCCGTTTCTCTGCCCCGACGTGTCCCGTGCGGCCTGTCTACGCCCGCGCGGGGAGAGGCGGCAAGAGCGCCAACCATGACAACTGGTTGATCGTGATGGCGTTGTGACGTGCCGTCATGAGCTGCGGGTCGCTCCCGTTGTGGGCAGGCGTTCCGCAGGGCGGAACGGGTGGGCACAACGCCGAAGCTGCCGGGCATCGATAAACAGGGCGCCCGGCAACGGAAACGGTGCAGAGCTACAGCAAGGACGGCACCTGATCCGCGGAGACGGACCGCGCGGCCCGCTCCAACGCACTGGCGAGCAACGCCAAGTCCGTCGGCCCATTCCCGAGTTCGCGAACCGGACGCCGGGCAGGGGGATCCCCCATCCGCTCCCACTCCAGCGGAACGACCGTGGGCCGCACCGTGGACGTACGAGGAATGCGCCCGGTGACCCGCCCCGCCTGGAAGGGACTCACCCGCCCCTCGGCGGTACGAAGCTCCCCCCGCCCGGGAGCAGGCTCCTCCGGCCCAGGAGCAACCGCGTCCAGGACAACCCGCAGCGCGGCCCGCCGCCCCAACTCCGTCTCAGGAGTCCGCTCGCTGCGCGCCGTGGTGGCAACCAGATGCACCCCGAGCCGCTCCCCGTCCCTGGCCACAGCCTCGAGCGCCCGCACGACAGACCCTGCGGCAGGCCGCCCCGGCGACCCCAGGGCAGGCGAGAGCAGGGCGTCGAAGTCATCGACGAGCACGACGAGCCGAGGCAACGGCGGCCCCGGCTCGGCCCCCTTGCGGGCGGCAGCGACAGGCCGCAGCCGCATCGTGGAACTCGGCGGCGGATCAAGATCACCCCCGCCACCCCCACTGCCCGCACCGACTCCGCTGCCAGCACCGACTCCACTGCCCGCACCGCCCCCGCCACCCCCGCCGGCCGGAGGCGCCTGCGCATGCCACTCCGTGAACCCGAGCCGCCCCAGCAGCTCGGCCCGCCGCTTCAGCTCGGCGGTCAGGGACTGGGCGAACTCCCGCATCCGGACAGGGTCGTTGGCGGCGAGATGGGTCGTGACGTGCGGCAGGTCCATGCAGACCGCGAGGCCCTCGACGAGCCGGACGTTCGCCCCGTTCGTTCCGCTGCCGCCGCTCCCCGTGGTGTCCCGCCCGTCGATGAGGACCATGCCGAGCCGGTCCGGCCGCTCCGCCGCGGCCAGCGAGGCGGCGATGGAGCGCAGCAGCTCCGTACGCCCGCTCCCCGAAGGGCCCTCGGCCAGCACATGCGGGCCCTCGGTGGCGAGGTCCACGACCACAGGACCCCGCGGCCCCGCCCCGAGCACCGTCCAGGCCCGCCCGCCCAGCGCCTCGGGATCATCGGCGGCCGCGGCCCACCGCGCCATCAGGGAGGCGGGGGTGGCCCGTGCGAGCCCCAACTCGTCCAGGAGCCGTGCCATTTGGGGCAAGGGAGCGGACACGCGCGCGTGGCCGTCGCCGGGCGCCCCG
Protein-coding sequences here:
- a CDS encoding bifunctional glycosyltransferase/CDP-glycerol:glycerophosphate glycerophosphotransferase; the protein is MPRFSVIVPVYKVQAYLHACLESVLGQSFTDLELIVVDDCSPDACGALIDECAARDTRVKAVHLKENVGLGRARNAGMEHADGDYLIFLDSDDTLTPDSLHAISDRLKETDEPDVLIYDYARTFWSGEAVRNQFASLLKEDGNVPFRLSDRPGLLRLLMVAWNKAYRRDFIEREGFTFPPGLYEDTPWTYPVLMKAGSIATLDRVCVHYLQRRRGSILRTTTRRHFEIFDQYERVFAFLDEHPELSAAWRPLLFRRMVDHLSTVFTKRDRLPRESRPEFLRKARTHYRRYRVPGTRPRARTRVRHGLVRLGTHRTYRTLWTALRLRSRARRYAATARRRAKGAVLQLHYRIQLRLPLRADRALFSSYWGRGYGCNPGALEAALREHAPHIRTAWVADPAHHHTLPTATRRLRPGTAAYWSALARSKYLVNNVNFDRRLVKRRGQIMIQTQHGTPLKLMGLDLQDRPAAARDMDFAALMRNADKWDYVLSANRHSTLVWERVFPASFTTLEYGYPRNDIYQRASSADVARLRESLGVPQGAIAILYAPTHRDYRHSQLRSLDLERMLHNLGPRFVVLTRAHHSYGAPLVSSTDRLIDVSDHPSVESLCLASDALVTDYSSLMFDYANLDRPVVLHADDWEAYEAARGTYFDVREFPPGAVARSEDELTDIFATGHWRGSRSAQLRAAFRDRFCVYDDGRAAERVVRHVVLGEAGGLPSVAPLADRHPAPAAGAVDEPLPRADVSRPTPRY
- a CDS encoding carbohydrate ABC transporter permease, whose amino-acid sequence is MTTQVEVVKAKQSLGGRIASVLSGSLVRAFLAVIALFWLVPTVGLLLGSLRSSADMAESGWWKVFSTPSQMTLDNYTNLLKDETITDSILSSIMITVPATLLVVIIGSLAGYAFAWMEFPGRDWWFIGVVGLLVVPVQVALLPVSKIFGAIGIFETTAGVVVFHVAFGLPFAIFLLRNFFAEIPRELLEAARLDGAGELRLFFRVVMPLGAPAIASLGIFQFLWVWNDMLIALIFADSESPPITVALQQQVRSFGDNVQILAPGAFISMVIPLAVFFAFQRQFVSGVMAGAVK
- a CDS encoding carbohydrate ABC transporter permease yields the protein MASANAGGTPNVALPPDPKPRKSVTGTRKSVAVLFLAPALVLLGALVLYPIGYSVFRSFFDKSGDFTAFGNYKTLFTDDTILTAIKNNAIWVVVAPTVATGLGLIFAVLTERIRWGTAFKLVIFMPMAISMLAAGIIFRLVYESDPERGVANAVFVGVHDTFAESSAFPQAHPSTESPLKSAGGGAFVTREAVSAGTPVALPLTGVAPDNMPDDAESATAAKPDPDKVTGTAWQDFTRGKGRGEVNAPDKAEFGYAGITVEAVKDGKVVASAEAAGDGTFALPKEADGAQLRFPASNFREPYNGVDWLGPSLITPAVIGSYLWIWVGFAMVLIAAGLASVPRELLEAARVDGANEWQVFRRITVPILAPVLAVVAVTLMINVLKIFDLIFIIAPNSSKDDANVLALQLYNSAFLDKDSGVASAIAVLLFLLVIPVMLFNVRRLRREARR
- a CDS encoding ABC transporter substrate-binding protein translates to MRSSLRTRRAPQHRRTTAKFAAACVAGALALTVTACGGDDSGDKDGGDKDGGKESAAAVQLPKLDGQTVSVAAVWGGSERKVFLKVLDEFEKRTGAKVTFVPAQDPIISFLESKVAGGQPPDVAMLPQVGAIEQAVENKWAKPVGPEAQKQLDKNYSQGWQDLGAVDDKQYGVYFKAANKSLIWYNTQVFDNAGAKAPKTWADFMKTAQTVYDSGVPPISVAGADGWTLTDWFENIYLSQAGPEKYDDLAEHEIKWTDPSVKEALTTLGEVFGKKGFVAGGADGALQTEFPASVKQTFTGGDQPKAGMVFEGDMVSLPISETKAEIGTDAKVFPFPAVGNESPAVVGGDAAVALKDSKGAQALLTFLASPDSAKIWAEAGGFVSPNKSLDLAAYPNDVQRGIAKALIAAGDDIRYDMSDQAPQAFGGTPGKGEWKALQDFLKNPKDVEGTQKALETAAAKAYKD